The Spirosoma agri genomic sequence ATTGCCAAACCGCTAACAACGTTGAAGCCAGCTCCGCCAAACACTTCGCCAAGTCGAACACCAACTTTTTGGCCGTGATCCGATGGCGCTCTGGTGCCAATGACCGCAACCGATGGCAATTCATTTAGCCTTGTATAGTCACCCTTGGCATGGATCAACAGGGGGACATCTTCAACATCTCTTAATAGCTTTGGGTATTCCTTATCGAAATAACCAATTACTTTAATGCCACCCATTTCCGACCGATCAAGAATTTTTTCAGCTGCCTCAAAAGCCGCTATAAAACCAGTCTTTGAGGTGTTATTTCGCAGAATTATCGGATGATCGCTTAGAGCGTCAATTAAATCATCGTCAGTGCTTATTTTATGCTTAAGATTAGTTAAAATCTTAAACGCTGTTTTTCTTCCTATGCCTGGCAAGGTTAGCACTTTCAGAATAATGCTTGCGCTTGGGTTCATAAGTTATTCGTTTTGAGCTGTTTGTCCGAGTGCGTATGCAATAACCAGCTTTGGGTTATGCTGCTGTAGAAGCTGCTGGCAGGCGAGCAGCGATGAATGTGTTGTCGTAACGTCATCTAGCAATAAAACCTCTCTGCCAGTAATCAAGTTCAGATTCTCGACCCGAATTGAATTTAAATGGATCGGTATACTTCTTGCACCTCCAGTTGCAGCTTTTGGCACAAAAGTGTGTCTAATCAAACATTCCGTTCCGTCTACACGATTAGTGCCATCACACAATATCTTGACCAAAGTTTTCATGCCAGATGTTGTATTTGCTGGGTTGTGAGAAGGAACAGTCACAATGGTGAAATCATTATTTGAAAATATCTGATTTAATTCGTTGGCGAAATAGGCGGGCCCTGCTGGCCTTTGTTTCTTGATGTCCATAATTCTATCACAGAAACTATCCCAATTTGGATTTTGGCCGTCGCGCCAAGGATGATAGATGCCAAATGTGTTTATAAAGGTGGGATCATCAGGTAAATTAGAATAAATCATTGTAGTGAGGATCAGGAATAGTTGAAGCCCCAAATTACAAATAATACTCAGAATAATTATGTTACATTATTATGCTATAACTAATAGTCACCAGCTCTTACAAATATCCAATCAAGGATTTGTTCTCCGTACAAAGCGGCAAAGCGACCCATTATTCTTAGATGTAGAAATGGATGGCTTATCAGAATTCCAATAGCCAGGAGTCATACCCGGGCGACCTGAAGGTGTTTGATTTATAAGTAATGGATCATTTATTGCTACACATTCGAGCGTTTTTTACAAGCGGTAACCCGTGTCCAATCAATGCTGAACGGAATCATTCAACAGGCTTTCTCTTTTCGAAGCAACGTACAGCAATTAAACTTTTTAAATATGATCTATGGAAAGTCTCAAATATCGATATTGATATGTTCACATTAAATGACGTAATTTAATTGATTAATCTTAAAAAAGTACAATTCTTAGCTTGTTTATATAAATGTGACTTATATTGTACTTCCCTAACAATATGTACCCAACTAGCGTAAAAGTTTCCTATCCTTGAGAGATAATATACATCGGTACGAACACCTAGTAAAATTGTGCTTTGCGTATATTTGATTTACTTAAATCAGCTTAATACGTTTCTATTCCATTAACCACAATGATTCACGAGTTTACCAAGATTAAATCAGTAGGGAAGTTTAGGGCATTCGATAAAAAAGGTGATCTGACTTTCAGAGACTTAACTCTTATCTATGCAGAGAACGGCAGGGGAAAAACTACTTTAACAAACATACTTAGATCGCTATCAAACAGCGACGGTAATCTAATTCACAGTAGAAAATCGACAAACAGCACAGAGGAAACTAATGTAGAACTCACGTTCTGGGATCACGATGCAGTCAAGAAACTAGCAGCTTTCGGTCGTAAAGGCTGGAATACACAACTCAGCAGTATAGAGATTTTCGATTGCTTCTTCATCGATGAAAATATATACTCAGGATTTGACTTTAACAACGACCACAAGACAGGGCTATATAAGTTTATACTTGGCTCAGAGGGAGTCAAGATAGGTGAATTGATTATAAAAAATAAGGACGAAAAATCTAAAAAGAGACAACATCAGGAAAGAGCAAAGAGCACCATTATTGAACTTTGTGATAATCATCAATTCGAAACTCCTTATAATTCATTATGGTTTTCTAAAATAAAAGAGACAGAACTTGATCATATTGACGATAAAATAAACAAAGCTATTGAGGATTTAGCACAATCTTTAGAAGGAGAAAAAATAACTAAAAAAGGTAATTTATTAAAGGACGAAAAGTGGTCTTTAAATATAGACTTTAATAGTTTAGTTGATGAATTACAGGTTTCTTTATCTTCGATTCAAAATCTTACTTTAGAAGAATTGTTTAAAGAGCATATTGCTGAGCTAACAAATTCAGGTATTGATAATGCTGAAAGCTGGGCAAAGAATGGACTTTCATATGTATTTTATCATGAAGCTCATAAGGAGAG encodes the following:
- a CDS encoding phosphoribosyltransferase family protein → MIYSNLPDDPTFINTFGIYHPWRDGQNPNWDSFCDRIMDIKKQRPAGPAYFANELNQIFSNNDFTIVTVPSHNPANTTSGMKTLVKILCDGTNRVDGTECLIRHTFVPKAATGGARSIPIHLNSIRVENLNLITGREVLLLDDVTTTHSSLLACQQLLQQHNPKLVIAYALGQTAQNE